A region of Maribacter algicola DNA encodes the following proteins:
- the ruvC gene encoding crossover junction endodeoxyribonuclease RuvC: MATEKIILGIDPGTTIMGFGLIKVVGKKMQFLQMNELQLKKYDDPYTKLKLIFDRTIELIDTYHPDEIAIEAPFFGKNVQSMLKLGRAQGVAMAAGLSRQIPITEYLPKKIKMAITGNGNASKEQVAKMLQSLLSLKSLPKNLDSTDGLAAAVCHFYNEGRVEVGKSYSGWEAFVKQNSPPAPKGGVQNSLQVNLRKKKT, encoded by the coding sequence TTGGCGACAGAAAAAATCATTTTAGGGATAGATCCCGGAACTACGATTATGGGCTTCGGCCTAATAAAGGTTGTAGGCAAAAAGATGCAGTTCCTCCAAATGAACGAACTGCAATTGAAAAAATATGACGATCCTTACACCAAGCTCAAATTGATCTTTGACCGCACCATTGAACTCATCGACACCTACCATCCCGATGAAATCGCCATCGAAGCACCGTTTTTTGGCAAGAACGTCCAATCCATGCTCAAATTGGGCAGGGCACAAGGCGTGGCCATGGCGGCAGGACTTTCTAGACAAATCCCAATAACGGAATATTTACCGAAAAAAATAAAAATGGCCATCACGGGCAATGGAAACGCCAGTAAGGAGCAGGTGGCCAAAATGCTCCAAAGCCTACTTTCGCTGAAATCGCTACCCAAAAATCTGGACAGCACGGACGGACTTGCGGCAGCAGTCTGTCATTTCTACAATGAAGGCAGGGTGGAGGTAGGGAAGTCGTATTCTGGATGGGAGGCTTTCGTGAAACAGAATAGCCCCCCAGCCCCCAAAGGGGGAGTTCAAAACTCTTTGCAGGTGAATTTACGTAAAAAGAAAACCTAA
- a CDS encoding M56 family metallopeptidase produces MIQYILECIAFQLVFLVIYDFFLKRETFFQWNRVYLLATFAASLALPWVKIEAFKTDSPAILGYSEYLWNLQPTPIVGVGTAPGPMEITWPMVLFLVGCGMATIAFVVKLWRLRTLKLTGTVQCYRDHRRILIPHSYAAFSFLKSIFLGENFSRKETESIVAHELVHIRQWHTLDLLFFEGMRILCWFNPLVYVYQNRLTELHEFIADAQVPKQDRQLHCEMLLSQAFEVQNISFINPFFKSSLIKKRIVMLQKSKSKKIWQLKYLVLVPLVLGMLFYTSCESEPNSKENLEATSLKNNMVTFAEIDEVPIFPGCEDASDKRACFNEKIQLHISKNFRYPDQALEQNIEGRVSVMFTIDSDGNIVNIQKRGQHPLLEDEVVRIISKLPKMEPGVKDGKNVNIPYSIPVVFQLDGTSAQTIRTNKALESNAVPFGEVDAVPVFPGCENATDSRACFNEKIMRHISKNFSYPQEAQDRGIQGRVSALFTISKDGNVENIDMRGPDKLLEDEVERILKRLPVMKPGKNKGEKVAVAYSIPVTFKLE; encoded by the coding sequence ATGATACAATATATCCTAGAGTGCATCGCCTTTCAATTGGTGTTCCTCGTTATTTATGATTTTTTCCTTAAGCGCGAGACCTTCTTTCAATGGAACCGGGTCTATCTGTTGGCCACATTTGCCGCATCCTTGGCCTTGCCCTGGGTAAAAATAGAGGCCTTTAAAACCGATTCCCCCGCTATATTAGGGTATTCCGAATATTTATGGAACCTTCAGCCGACGCCTATTGTGGGAGTTGGAACTGCTCCGGGGCCCATGGAAATTACTTGGCCCATGGTCCTGTTTTTGGTTGGATGCGGAATGGCTACCATTGCCTTTGTCGTGAAACTTTGGCGCTTGCGAACCTTAAAGTTGACGGGGACGGTACAATGTTATCGGGACCACAGAAGGATTCTGATTCCACACAGTTATGCGGCCTTTTCATTCCTAAAGTCCATTTTCTTAGGCGAGAATTTTAGTCGGAAGGAAACCGAATCCATTGTAGCGCATGAGTTGGTCCATATTAGGCAGTGGCACACCTTAGACCTCTTGTTTTTTGAGGGTATGCGCATCCTGTGTTGGTTCAACCCTTTGGTCTATGTTTATCAAAACCGATTGACGGAACTGCACGAATTCATTGCCGATGCACAAGTTCCAAAACAAGACCGACAGTTGCATTGTGAGATGCTATTATCCCAAGCATTCGAAGTTCAAAATATTTCTTTTATCAATCCATTTTTTAAATCATCATTAATCAAAAAACGAATAGTCATGTTACAAAAATCAAAATCAAAAAAAATCTGGCAATTAAAGTATTTGGTCTTGGTACCCTTGGTACTCGGAATGTTGTTCTATACCTCGTGTGAAAGCGAGCCCAATTCCAAAGAAAATTTGGAAGCTACTTCCTTAAAAAACAACATGGTAACTTTTGCTGAAATAGATGAAGTGCCCATTTTTCCGGGTTGTGAAGACGCCTCTGACAAGCGAGCCTGTTTCAACGAAAAAATACAATTGCATATAAGCAAAAATTTTAGGTATCCTGATCAAGCCCTAGAGCAAAATATTGAAGGCAGGGTTAGTGTTATGTTTACCATAGATTCAGATGGAAATATTGTCAACATCCAGAAACGCGGTCAACATCCTCTTTTGGAAGATGAAGTGGTACGCATCATCTCCAAGCTCCCAAAAATGGAGCCTGGGGTAAAGGATGGTAAGAACGTGAACATACCTTATTCCATTCCTGTAGTTTTTCAACTGGACGGAACCTCGGCCCAAACAATTCGGACCAATAAGGCCCTTGAATCGAATGCCGTACCATTTGGTGAAGTAGATGCAGTTCCCGTTTTCCCGGGCTGTGAAAACGCTACCGACTCCCGTGCCTGTTTCAATGAGAAAATCATGCGGCATATAAGCAAGAATTTCAGCTATCCCCAAGAAGCACAGGACAGGGGAATCCAAGGCAGGGTAAGTGCCCTTTTTACAATTTCTAAGGATGGAAACGTTGAAAATATTGACATGCGCGGACCCGACAAGCTATTGGAGGATGAGGTGGAGCGAATCTTAAAGCGTTTGCCAGTAATGAAACCGGGTAAAAATAAGGGTGAGAAAGTGGCGGTTGCCTATTCCATTCCGGTAACATTTAAGTTGGAATAA
- a CDS encoding BlaI/MecI/CopY family transcriptional regulator: MKQLTKAEEEVMQVLWQLEKSNVAGVIDELPEPKPAYNTVSTIIRILESKGFVDHEKEGKGYLYFPIVKKSDYSNQSINKLVDGYFQGSFKSMVSFFMKKNDMSLSELESIMNEIKKDNK, from the coding sequence ATGAAGCAGTTAACCAAGGCTGAAGAGGAGGTAATGCAGGTATTGTGGCAATTGGAAAAATCGAACGTGGCGGGTGTCATTGATGAATTGCCCGAACCCAAGCCGGCCTATAATACCGTTTCCACCATCATTCGGATTTTGGAAAGCAAGGGCTTTGTGGACCATGAGAAGGAGGGAAAGGGCTACCTGTATTTTCCGATCGTGAAAAAATCGGATTACAGCAACCAAAGCATCAACAAATTGGTGGACGGTTATTTCCAGGGCTCCTTCAAGAGTATGGTTTCTTTTTTCATGAAGAAGAACGATATGAGCTTGTCCGAATTGGAGTCCATTATGAACGAAATTAAAAAGGATAATAAATGA
- a CDS encoding DUF456 domain-containing protein, with amino-acid sequence MDIALLIIGFIFMLLGILGSFLPVLPGPPVSWIGLLLLYLTKAIPNNWWVLGITLAIALIVFALDYIIPAMGTKKFGGTRAGMIGTTIGLIVGLLAPIPGGIIIGPFVGAFLGELSAKADNKTALKAAFGSFLGFLTGTFMKFMVAVVYLGLFISTAWEYRTALFPYFD; translated from the coding sequence ATGGACATAGCACTATTGATTATCGGGTTTATTTTTATGCTGCTAGGCATCCTAGGTAGCTTTCTTCCTGTACTCCCAGGGCCACCTGTTAGTTGGATCGGACTGCTGCTTTTATACCTTACCAAGGCAATTCCCAACAATTGGTGGGTGCTGGGTATCACCCTCGCCATTGCGTTGATCGTATTTGCGCTTGATTATATCATTCCCGCCATGGGCACGAAGAAATTTGGCGGAACACGGGCCGGAATGATAGGTACGACCATCGGCCTCATTGTTGGTTTGCTCGCACCCATACCTGGAGGTATCATTATTGGACCTTTTGTGGGAGCTTTTCTAGGGGAACTATCGGCGAAGGCCGATAACAAAACTGCCCTAAAAGCAGCTTTTGGTTCCTTTTTGGGTTTCCTTACCGGTACGTTTATGAAGTTCATGGTCGCCGTGGTTTATTTGGGACTGTTCATCTCCACCGCTTGGGAGTACAGAACGGCGTTGTTTCCGTATTTTGACTAG
- a CDS encoding nitroreductase family protein — protein sequence MIFDLIKKRRSVFPPQYIEKELSKSDLERILEAANWAPTHKKTEPWRFKVLQGKSKESLGAFLAGKYAEIDPLPKQIKVKKLQANASQSAAVIAICMQRDLKESLPEWEEVAAVAMAVQNMWLCCTELGIGCYWSSPGIIKYMDEFFDMAEGEKCLGFLYMGYFDGDVPVSTRNPISEKTVWLD from the coding sequence ATGATATTTGATTTGATTAAAAAAAGAAGGTCGGTATTTCCACCTCAATATATAGAAAAGGAGCTATCTAAATCCGATTTGGAAAGGATATTGGAAGCAGCAAATTGGGCACCTACCCACAAAAAAACGGAACCATGGCGCTTTAAGGTACTACAGGGAAAATCCAAGGAATCCTTGGGGGCTTTCCTTGCTGGGAAATATGCCGAAATTGATCCTTTGCCCAAGCAGATAAAGGTTAAGAAACTTCAGGCGAATGCAAGTCAATCTGCAGCAGTGATAGCCATCTGTATGCAGCGGGATTTGAAGGAAAGTCTTCCGGAGTGGGAAGAGGTGGCCGCAGTTGCCATGGCCGTGCAGAATATGTGGTTGTGTTGTACCGAGCTGGGAATCGGGTGCTATTGGAGTTCCCCTGGAATTATAAAATACATGGATGAATTTTTCGATATGGCCGAAGGGGAAAAATGCCTTGGATTTTTGTACATGGGCTATTTTGACGGCGATGTGCCGGTATCTACCAGAAATCCAATTTCTGAAAAAACCGTTTGGCTGGATTAG
- a CDS encoding LysR family transcriptional regulator, protein MSSQIELRHLTYFLAVADELHFRKAAEKLFISQPGLSRQIKQMEEILQAELFVRDKKKVALTPAGHYLKNQAEELFKQLKEIKRQLQLIGEGDTGEIRIGFLGSAMQDVIPNLLIKLRDRFPKIKTSLEELSNLNQVDAVLKGDLDIGFVRLAKVPANLQMRTVYEDTFSLVLPESYPMLTREYTGMDRFSQDNFILFSQDYSPHYYETIMSICSDAGFVPKVSHKSVHAQTIFKLVENNLGIAIVPTALQYGFQMRVKFIELRDIEQKALLSAIWKKEHRNPVLQNCIDLLFDS, encoded by the coding sequence ATGAGTTCTCAAATAGAATTACGGCACCTTACGTATTTTTTGGCGGTAGCCGATGAACTACATTTTAGGAAGGCTGCGGAAAAACTTTTTATCTCACAACCCGGATTGTCACGCCAGATTAAGCAAATGGAGGAAATTCTACAAGCGGAACTCTTCGTGAGAGACAAGAAGAAAGTGGCTTTGACCCCGGCCGGACATTATTTGAAAAACCAAGCCGAAGAACTTTTTAAGCAGTTAAAGGAAATAAAACGACAGTTACAACTGATAGGGGAAGGCGATACCGGAGAAATTAGAATCGGGTTTTTGGGTTCCGCCATGCAGGATGTAATTCCTAATCTGTTGATAAAGCTAAGGGATAGATTCCCAAAGATAAAGACCTCCTTGGAGGAGCTGTCTAATTTGAACCAAGTGGATGCCGTTTTAAAGGGAGATCTGGATATTGGGTTTGTCCGATTGGCAAAAGTTCCGGCCAATTTACAAATGCGTACGGTCTATGAGGACACGTTCTCCTTGGTATTGCCCGAGAGTTATCCCATGTTGACAAGGGAGTATACGGGGATGGATCGCTTTTCCCAGGATAACTTTATTCTGTTCAGTCAGGATTACAGCCCCCATTATTATGAAACGATCATGAGTATTTGTTCCGATGCGGGATTCGTACCCAAAGTTTCCCATAAATCCGTGCATGCACAGACCATTTTTAAATTGGTAGAGAACAATTTGGGCATTGCCATCGTGCCAACGGCCCTGCAATACGGCTTTCAAATGCGGGTTAAATTTATCGAGCTAAGGGATATAGAGCAAAAGGCACTGCTTTCTGCCATTTGGAAAAAAGAGCATAGGAATCCGGTTTTGCAAAACTGTATAGATTTACTGTTTGATTCTTGA
- the hutH gene encoding histidine ammonia-lyase gives MALDTFKFGEDRLTVSKVLSIAKGGTTIVLSHSVQKRIENSSQVVASIVEKGHPVYGINTGFGPLCTTKISKEETRILQTNILKSHSVGVGEPISGELAKIMLILKAHSLAKGYSGIALDTLERIIWHIENDAIPVVPSQGSVGASGDLAPLSHLFLPLIGLGKVDYQGKIIQTQTLFEKTGLEAINLGPKEGLALINGTQFIAAHAVKVVEKLHSVLSQADIIGAMMIEGLQGSVKPFYKELHELRPFKGNIHVARRVKRLLKGSEIMEDHIDCDRVQDPYSLRCIPQVHGASRNAWLHLKELLETELNSVTDNPVIIDEELTISGGNFHGQPLALALDYACLAASEVGNISDRRIYLALEGNSPGVPKLLMKDTGINSGYMILQYTSAALASENKGMCFPSSADSIPTSLGQEDHVSMGSIGGRKALRVIENVEKILAIELLTAAQAFEYRKPLKSGIFLDEIHKAVRKRVPFAEKDRVFSDDIEKGIEMIQNKTIISVIEKVEKNKNISLKTKYSPEFESY, from the coding sequence TTGGCGTTGGACACCTTTAAATTTGGAGAAGACCGGCTCACTGTAAGTAAGGTCTTAAGTATTGCAAAAGGAGGTACTACAATTGTTCTTTCCCACTCGGTTCAAAAACGAATCGAGAACAGTTCACAGGTTGTCGCCTCTATTGTGGAAAAAGGACACCCTGTTTACGGGATAAATACGGGCTTCGGGCCCCTATGCACCACCAAAATATCCAAAGAGGAGACGCGCATTTTACAGACAAATATCCTTAAAAGCCATAGTGTGGGCGTTGGAGAGCCAATTTCTGGAGAATTGGCCAAAATCATGCTGATTTTGAAGGCCCATTCGCTGGCAAAAGGATATTCTGGTATAGCGCTTGACACGTTGGAACGAATTATTTGGCATATTGAAAACGATGCGATACCTGTAGTGCCGTCTCAAGGCTCCGTGGGGGCATCGGGTGATTTGGCGCCATTGTCCCATTTGTTTTTGCCCTTGATCGGGCTGGGCAAGGTCGATTATCAAGGAAAAATCATCCAGACCCAAACCTTGTTTGAAAAAACGGGACTTGAAGCTATAAACTTGGGTCCAAAAGAAGGACTGGCCCTAATTAACGGTACCCAGTTCATTGCCGCCCACGCCGTCAAGGTCGTGGAAAAATTGCATTCTGTTTTGTCCCAAGCCGATATCATTGGGGCCATGATGATCGAAGGGCTTCAAGGTTCCGTAAAGCCCTTTTACAAGGAACTGCACGAACTACGTCCCTTCAAGGGCAATATTCATGTGGCCAGGCGCGTCAAGCGATTGCTAAAGGGTTCAGAAATCATGGAGGACCATATCGATTGTGACCGCGTACAGGACCCGTATTCCCTACGTTGTATCCCCCAAGTGCACGGGGCCTCCAGAAATGCCTGGTTGCACTTGAAGGAACTTTTGGAAACCGAACTTAATTCGGTTACTGACAATCCCGTCATCATTGACGAGGAACTCACCATTAGTGGCGGTAACTTTCATGGGCAACCCTTGGCCCTGGCCCTGGACTATGCCTGCTTGGCGGCATCGGAGGTGGGAAATATTTCGGACCGCCGCATTTATTTGGCCTTGGAAGGAAACAGTCCCGGCGTACCTAAATTGTTGATGAAGGACACAGGTATCAATTCCGGTTACATGATCCTACAATATACCAGTGCGGCCTTGGCCAGCGAAAACAAGGGTATGTGCTTTCCCTCCAGTGCGGACAGTATACCCACTTCCCTAGGGCAGGAAGACCATGTTAGTATGGGTTCCATTGGAGGCAGGAAGGCGCTTCGCGTCATAGAAAATGTAGAAAAAATATTGGCCATAGAACTGTTGACGGCGGCCCAGGCCTTTGAATATAGAAAACCCTTAAAATCGGGTATCTTTTTGGATGAAATACACAAAGCGGTTCGGAAAAGGGTACCCTTTGCCGAGAAAGACCGTGTTTTTTCGGACGATATCGAAAAGGGCATCGAAATGATACAAAACAAAACGATCATATCGGTAATTGAAAAAGTTGAAAAGAACAAAAACATTTCGCTCAAAACGAAATATTCGCCAGAATTTGAAAGCTATTGA
- the hutI gene encoding imidazolonepropionase — MDALQLIGPFKQLLTMEALPLKGALSDSRLWIIEDAGILISDGKVLATGNYDTLKKEYASAKCHELTGAHVCLPGFIDAHTHICFGGSRANDYALRNSGKTYLEIAKAGGGIWDTVTQTRKADKETLIKKTVKLANRNLKTGTTTLEVKSGYGLSIVEEIKILEAIQEANKEVPSDLIPTCLAAHMFPKDYTGTKTEYLQELAQRLLPKLKAKNLANRIDAFIEESAFSPEEIAPYFETAKQLGFDITVHADQFSTGGSKVAVDFGAISADHLEASTDTEIELLSKSNTIATALPGASLGLGCNFAPARKLLDAGATLAIASDHNPGSAPMGDLLTQAAILGAFEKLSNAEVLAGITVRAAAALGLKDRGKISQGHQADFSLFHTDNYQEILYNQGNLKPCMVWKNGNLVYNKHKA; from the coding sequence ATGGATGCATTGCAATTAATCGGACCCTTCAAACAATTGTTGACCATGGAGGCCCTGCCTTTAAAAGGTGCGTTGTCCGATAGTCGACTTTGGATCATTGAGGATGCAGGCATATTAATTTCCGATGGAAAAGTGCTGGCCACTGGAAATTACGATACCCTAAAAAAAGAATATGCCTCCGCAAAATGTCACGAATTAACAGGTGCCCACGTTTGTCTTCCCGGTTTTATAGATGCCCATACCCACATCTGTTTTGGGGGAAGCCGGGCAAACGACTACGCGCTCAGAAATTCGGGAAAAACCTATTTGGAAATCGCCAAAGCGGGCGGTGGTATTTGGGATACGGTTACCCAAACCAGAAAGGCGGACAAGGAAACCTTAATTAAAAAGACAGTAAAATTGGCCAATCGGAACCTTAAAACGGGCACCACAACGCTAGAGGTGAAAAGCGGTTATGGACTGTCTATTGTAGAGGAAATTAAAATATTGGAGGCAATACAAGAAGCGAACAAAGAAGTTCCATCCGACCTAATCCCGACCTGTCTTGCCGCGCACATGTTTCCGAAGGATTATACGGGTACCAAAACCGAATATTTACAGGAATTGGCCCAAAGACTATTGCCGAAATTGAAGGCCAAAAATCTCGCCAACAGAATCGACGCTTTTATTGAAGAAAGTGCCTTTTCTCCAGAGGAAATAGCCCCGTATTTTGAAACGGCCAAACAACTTGGATTTGATATTACGGTGCATGCCGACCAATTTTCCACTGGCGGGAGCAAAGTGGCCGTTGATTTTGGTGCCATAAGTGCAGACCATTTGGAGGCCAGCACGGATACCGAAATTGAACTTCTGTCAAAGAGCAATACGATTGCTACGGCCTTACCGGGAGCCTCTTTGGGACTTGGATGTAATTTTGCACCGGCAAGAAAATTGTTGGATGCGGGGGCCACCTTGGCCATTGCTAGCGACCACAACCCGGGTTCCGCCCCCATGGGCGACCTATTGACCCAAGCGGCTATTTTAGGCGCTTTTGAAAAATTATCGAATGCCGAGGTCCTGGCCGGAATTACCGTAAGGGCGGCCGCTGCCTTGGGGCTTAAGGACCGAGGGAAAATTTCACAGGGACATCAAGCGGATTTTAGCCTTTTCCATACCGATAACTATCAGGAAATTCTGTACAACCAAGGAAACCTGAAACCCTGCATGGTCTGGAAAAACGGAAATTTGGTGTACAACAAGCATAAAGCCTAA